The genomic DNA GGCCCGCCCCCCTCGGGCGGGGGGTGGGGGGGGGGGGGGGGGCGGCGGGACAACCGTCACCATCGCTCCCTTCGACCCTGACGGAGGCTCGATTCCGGCGTTTAAATACATCGTGAACGTGGACAATGCCCCACCCGTGAACCCGGACGGGCTCACTGAGGCGGACCGGTGCGATCCCTGTCCTTCGTCGCGGGTCTTTGACAGCTACAGCCCGGTGGTGGCCACCGGCACCTGGCGCGATGGGGAACCCCTTCCGCTGGTGACGCTGCCCGATGGACGGTATTTTGTGACAATACTCTCCGGGACTGCGGTCGCGGGTGACGACAAGCCGGATGATCTCGAGATTCGAAACGGCGGTCTCCACAAGCTCAATGGCGTGCACTTTACCATGCCGCATGCGACCGGGACTGTTCAGGTCCATCTCGACGCGGACCCCCTGCCGTCCTCGCAGATTACCATTCAAGTCTTTGAGGACAACTGGCCGCTCAACGCGGCGTGGGATATTGGAACGGAACGTGCGCCCGGGGCGCGTGACCTCAACAACGACGGGGTCATTGACGAGGCCGATCGATTCCGCGCGGTCCTCAGCGACAGCCTGGGCGGGGTGACCACCGACGTGTTCGGGAACCCGCTCTGTTCCGAGTACGATGCAGCCGGGGAACTGATTCTCGGCACCGGGGGCGCGTGTTACTCCGACGAGACCGGATTGATTCATATCAAAAATATCGCTCCGAATAAGTACGGGATCGAAGTGGTACCCCCAGTCGGGGCGGGGTGGTTTCAGACCACCACGATTGAAGGCAGCAAAACCATCGACGCGTGGGTCCAAGAGGGCAACACGCCATACCTGCCCGAGGAGATCGGGGGCCAGAGCTACCATATATTTCACGGTTTTGTGAAGCCGTGTACGTTTGGTGATGCCGCGGACCGGTGTACGACCAACGACACGGCCGGAGCAGGAACGATCCACGGTCAGGTCAAGAAGCTCGTTCCGGCGCGGCCGCCGTTTGTTATTCAGGACGGTGTGGGTGAAGTGGTTAAGTACCCCTGGGTGGCGCTGAACAACCTGAGCGGCAACAACGAACTCGTGGCCCTCGTGCGTGGCGATGAGACCGGAGCCTTTACCATCACCGGCGTACCGGACGGCTTGTACCAGGCCGTGGTGTGGGACGATCCCCAGGACTACATTATCAGTCTATGGGCGGTGGCTATGCCGCAACTGACCCCTGATGGAGCCGGCGGGTTCACCGAGAACCGGAGCGTTGAATTGAAAGATCCGCGGCTCGGCGTTTTACCGATTCCGGACTGGTGGGGCCGGTTGCACGGAATGGTCTATCTTGATTGGAACGAAAACGGCGTGCAGGACGATCCTGGCACGGAGAAGGGGCTGCCGGGCGAGTACGTGGAGGTGCGTCACCGTGACGGGAGCCTGTTGTACTCCACGGTGACGGACGCCACCGGTCACTACATGTTCCGGGAGTTCTTCCCGTTCGGCCACTTCATGGTCGCTGGGGTCGGCTACACCCGGTTCGGCGGTACCGGCGCCAACGTGGTGGCAGGCGAAGGCCAGCTCGAGTTGGGTCAACCGCCAGTTGAAGCGCGCACGGACCTGGGGCCGGTGTTGACCATGACCCTCAAAAATCTTGAGGGCGACGTCAACCGGATCGACTGGGGCAAGAAGCCATACCCCTTGACCGCTGATGGGTACACCCAGGTCATCAACGGCGGGATCTCAGGCTCGATCTGGTACGCCACGACCCGCAACGAGGAAGACATTCGCTGGGCCGCGGCTGCCGACTGGGAGCCTGGCGTGCCTGCGGTCACCGTGAACCTCTACGCCCCGGTGCTCGATGCCCAGGGCAACCTGGTGATGGATCCATCAACCGGCGGCGCGCGCAAAGGCCGCTGGATGGGGATGGTCACGACCGACGATTTCACCTCGAGCAAACCGACTGATTGCTCGGTCCTTGACGCAACAGGCTTCCCAACCACTGATCCCGACTGTCGCGAAATCTTCAGCACCTGGAACCAGGTGCGGCCCGGTGTCTACGACGGGGCGTACCAGTTCTTCTACGATTGCAGTGATCCGAACAATCCCCAGGTGCTCAAAGATCCGGAGAACGCCGCCGACCCATGCGTGCCATTGCCCGCGGGGACGTACCTCGTGGAAGTGGTGGCGCCCGATGGGTTCCTGCACCTCACGTCGAATGATCGCAACGTGATCGATGCCGGGGATGAGTTCCTCCGCGCGCTCCGGGAGCCTGCGCACTGCGTGGGGCCCACGTATCTGGTGGAGGACCGCGACAACCCGTACGTCGGGACCATGGTGAACCGGTGCGACGTCAAGGCAGTGACGGTCGCTGCGAACGGCAATGCTCCGGCGGACTTCCGGATCTTCACCGAGGTGCCGATTCCGGCACGCATGAAGGGCTTTGTGAACGACAACATCAACCTCGAGGCCAATATCGGTATTCCGCAGTTCGGCGATAAGACCGGGGTCGCGAACCTTCCGGTGTCCATCAAGGACTTCAAGGGGCACGAGATCGCGCGCGTGTACACGGACTCCAACGGGTACTTCGAGACGTTGTTGCCGTCCTCGCAGCGCGTGAACGTGCCGACGCCTTCGGGTGTATCGCCCAATGTCGTGTTGGTGTATGCGAACGATCCGGGTACCGCCGCGAATCCCGATCCTCACTTCAACGTCGCCTACAACACGCTGGTGATGGTGTTTGAACTGTTCCCGGGCAAGACCGTGTATCCCGATATGGCGCTCACGCCGCTGAACGGATTTTTGGCCAATAAGACGATCGACTGCGGACCTGGCGCGGATACGCCGCAAATCGCGAGCGTGTCGCAGCCCTATGGGGACAATTTGGGCGCATCGTCGATCACGATCAACGGGGCCGGTTTCGGGGCGTCGGGTCCCGGGAGTAAGGTCACGCTCAACGGGGTGGATGTTGGTTACTCAGCGTGGAGCGACACATTGATCGACTTCACGATTCCCGCCACCATGCCCGCTGGTCCCGCGCAATTGCTGGTCACGGCGGACAACGGCAAGACGAGTCCGACCGGGATCACGATCCACGTCACCGGTCCGGGATACTCGCCGACCTTTGTGTTCGCGGGCAGCAACCTCCAGTTGGCGATCGACGGCGCGGCCCCGGGCTCCGTGGTCCTGGTTCCGCCAGGGATCTACCGCCAAAACCCGATCGTGTGGAAGCCGATCACCCTGCAGGGCTACGGGCCGAGCGCCTCCATCATCGACGGCGCATTCTTAGACCAAATCAACAGCCCGTTCTGGACCAATCAGATGCTCAACTTGATTGCGACCAACCAGATCGATGTGGTTGCAGGTCAACCGATTGAGAACATCCTGGCCACGGTCACGGTGGTGGCCCAGGACGGGGCCGGGGGGAACGTGCACATCGACGGGCTCACGATCCAGGGCGCGCGAGTCGGCGGCGGGATCCACGTCAACTCCTTTGCCCACAACACCGAGATCAGCAACAACCGGATCCAGAACAACTTCGGCCAATTCACGGGCGGGATCGGTTTGGGCTTTCCGAACCGTGGGAACAACCAGATCAACACCCCGCGGATCCACCACAACCGGATCACCCACAACGGCACGCTCGGGGATGCCGGCGGCATCGGCGTGTTCCACGGGGTGAACGGGTATCAGATCGACCACAACATCATCTGCGCCAACGGCACCATGACCGCTGGGGGCGGCATCAGTCACCTGGGGACCAACCTCGGGGCGCAAGCGAACATCGACCACAATGACATTCTGTTTAACTGGGCGTTCATCAACGGCGGCGGCATCTCGCTGCAAGGGCCGCCGCCGGCCACCCCGGCGGATCCCTCGCCGGGCACGGGGTCCGTGGCGATCGACACCAACCGGATCCAAGGGAACTTCGCGAACGAAGACGGCGGCGGCGTGGAGCTGCGCGCAATCGGGACCCACGAGGTGCGTGTGGTCAACAACATGATCGTGAACAACGTCTCAGCGGAGCAGGGCGGCGGTCTCTCGGTGCGCGACAGCGCCAACCTGACGATCGTGAACAACACGATCGCCAAGAACACGTCCACGTCCACGTCCGCGGCCCTGATCCTGGAACCCGGGCCGCACGCAGCAGGCATGGTGATCTACCCGAACACCACGCCGTTCCAGGGCTCGCTGCCGCCGGGGGCGAAAGAAATCAGCGACCCGTATCTCTTTAACAACATCTTCTGGGACAACCAGGCCTACGTGTGGGATGCCTTAGCCCAGGTCCTGTTCCCGACCGGGCCGTTTGACTTGGCGGCGTACCTGTCGACCGAACAGCTCTCATACGCGCGCAACAACCTGTTCACCACGTTGCCGGCAGCCGTGGATTCCGACGCGCACAACCAGGTCGGCGCCCATCCCTTGTTCCTGTCCGAATACGACACCGCGCTGACCGGCATCCCAGTACGGGCCGCAGGCGAGGTGGCGATCAATCCCTTGGCGGTTCCGGTCACGGTGCTGTTCGAGCCGCTCGCGCCGCTGGGTGACTACCACATCAATGGGAACTCGCCGGCGATCGAGTACGGCGCGTTCGGCATCGCGGGGGCGAGCGCGGGCCAGGTGATCGTTGCGCCCGGGGTCGACTTCGACGCCCAGGCCCGCCCGATCAACGCGTGCGTGGACTCGGGGGCCGACGAAACGGCGCTCACCGGTCTGCCGCGGCCGTGCGAAGTGCATCCGATGGCTGATGCCGGAACCGCGGTTGCAGGCGTGGAGGGAACGGCCGTGACGTTCGACGCGTCAGGGTCGATTCCATCCGGGTTCATTAGCTCGTATACCTGGAATTTCGGCGACGGCTCGCCGCTTGAGATCCTGGCGACGCCGTTCGCCTCGCACACGTACCAGGACGACGGTGTGTACACGGTGACACTCACGGTGACGGTGCTGTCGGGCCTGGCGGATTCAGCCACGACCACGGCCACGATCGCCAACCTCCCGCCCCTGGTGAACGCGGGCCCCGACGTGGTGGTGCTGGCCGGTGTCGCCCACACGTTCAGCGCGACGGCGAACGATCCCAGCCCGATCGATCAGTCGACCCTGCAATACGAGTGGACCTTTGGCGATGGCGGAACAGCCGCCGGCACGCTCACGCCGACCCACACCTACTTCTTCAACCTGTTGCAAGACACGTACACTGTGACGTTCACGGCCACGGACAAGGACGGCGGGGCCGCGAGCGACACGCTCACGGTCACCGTGGACGCGGCACCCGTGATTTACTCCACTGCGGTGAACAGGGCGGTGGTCGACTTCCCTTACAGCTATCAGGTGCGCGCGCTCGACCTCGACAATGACCCGCTCACCTACACCGTGCTCTTGGGTCCCACGTGGCTGTCGATCAACCCCGCAACCGGGGAACTCTCAGGCACTCCGGGAGCGGCCGATATCGGCGATTCCACCGTGATGGTTCAGGTGAGCGACGGATTGATTGGCGTCGATACCCAGCTCTTCACCCTGTCGGTGGTGGGTGACGCGATCTTTGCCGACAGCTTCGAGACCGGGACGATCAATGGCCCAGTCTCGAGCGTGATTCCCCAGTGGGGCGGAGTCGTGGGGCAGAACGCGGCTCAGACCAATCTGACGATCCGCGACGCGCTGCACCCCACGGTCGGGACCAAGGGCTTGCAGCTCAAAGTCGGAAACAACCGGTACCTCGTCGATGCGACACCGGATGCGGAACCCTTCTATAGGGCCCGGTTCTTCTTCGACCCCAATGGGTCGACCATGGGCAGTGCGGCGGCTCCACAGACGATCTTCGCGGGCGTGACGGCCGCTGGCAACGAAATCTTCCGCGTCCAGGTCGCGATGATTTCGGCTGGTAACTACCAGATCCGCTCCCAGGTTCGGTGGGGGAGTTTCCCGCTCGGGTTCTACACATCAAGCCCCTGGGTTCCGCTGACCAATGACGTCCACACGATCGAGGTGGCGTGGACGGCGTCGACCGACGTACTCACCGGGGACGGGTCGCTGTCCCTGTTCCTGGACGGCAACACGGCGGCGCCGATCGGCTTGTTGCTCGGGATCAACAACGCGCCACAGCGAGTCGATGCAGCCCGCCTCGGCGTGGTGGGGACGACCGGCGCGGCCGGCGGAACCCAGCACTTCGACGACTTCGTGTCGGTGCGCAGGTCAGCGATCGGCACCACGATGTTGCAGGAGCGCTTTGATGGGACCACGATCAACGCGGCTCGGTGGACCGAGACCGATCCGAGCAACTTTCTGACCCAGAGCGGACAAATCGTCTGGACCTCGGGCTCCACGGCTGCTGCGCGCCAGGGCCTCCTGGACGGCAAGTTCCAGGTGGACGGCGACTTTGACGCACGCATCGAGATGCGCCTGCCGAGGTGGCAGAACCCGTTGACCACGGGTGCTCAGCAGACGTTCCGGTTGATCGCCGCGAGCGCGACGCCTGGCGGACTACCGGATACGAGCCATCAACTCACGATCGGCAGAACCCGAGTCCGCAACGGGTTCAACGGGTTCGAGTCGATCCGCACCGAAGGCGGGGTGTCGAGTACCGCGCAGGTTCTGTCGGGCCTGAACAACACGTTCCTGCGGTTTGTCCGGACCGGGGGAACGTTCGTGACCGCGTACTACTGGGATGGGACGACCTGGATCCTGTTGAATACGGCGACCCTTCCGGCTGGCCCGGTCGTCTTCTCGCTCGATGGCCAGGTCACCGCAGGTGTCGCTGCGATCCGCGTCGAAATGGATACGCTGAAGGTGACCGCAGGAACCTTGCCGTAGCAAGGGGATCGGACTCGTGAGGACGTGATGCAGTCACCAGGGAAGCCTTTTCGGCGAGCGGGTCGAGGAGGCTCTCTTTCCCGTTGCGTCGTGATCAGCGTGGCGCTGTTATGCGGCTGTTCCCACGCTCCGATACCGGTTTCCGACGAGGCACCGGCGTTTTCCCCTTCGCCCGCAGGCAGCCAGCGTCTTGCGGCGGAGTTGGGAGTTGAAATCATCTCGCTACGCACCACGGCGGGAGGCCACATGCTGGACCTGCGCTACCGGGTGACGGACCCTGACAAGGCGCGAGCCGTCCTTCGGGAAAATTCACAGATCGATATCCAAATCCTCGATATGACGACCGGCACCGCACTCATGGTGGGCGAGTCCGACTTAGGCAAGCTCCGGACCAAGAGCACGAAGCCCAAGCGCACAAAGGTGTACTATTCGCTGTTCGACAACCCGGGCGCGGCGGTCAAGACGGGCGCTGAAGTGGCGGTCAAGTTTGGCTCTGTCCGTGTTGACGGGATCAGGGTGGAATAACGCGGTGGCGGCGGGATGTCAGGTGCTCATGATGGGAGTGCTTTCGTCGCTGCTCGTGTGGGGCAGCGGCTGTACGAGCCGCGCTTCGGCGCTCATGGCGCCCGATCTGGACGAGGCGATCCGCGGTGCTGCGGAGGGCGAGCTGATCCCGGTGATCCTCACCTTGCCGCCGTTTCCGGGCGAGGATTCGGGACCGTCCGACGGCGGGATCCAGGCGCGCAAGCAGTGGGCGGACAAGACCCAGCGCGCGGTGCTGGATCTGCTGGAGGCTCGGCAGCGCGAAGGACACGCGGCTCGAATCCGGTCCTTGTGGATCACCAACAGCATCGCGGCGCATGCCACGGTTCGTGTCATCCGTGAACTCCAATCCCGAGACGATATTCTGACGATCGCACGTGACCGCCCCCTCTTGCTCCCCGAGCAGAGACCCGAACAGGGGACGCCGTGAGCGGGTTCGCGCTGTCTCGATTGGTAGGCCTTGTCGCGGCCCTTGGGGCGCTCCTGAGCGCCGCGGCCCCGCCCGCGTGGGCGGGGCGGATCGCCCCGGAAGTGGACGGCGCGCTGCGTGCGAAGCCGCCAGGCGCGCGGCACCGAGTGATCGTCAGGCTGCCCGGCGCTCCGGCGCTCGACGAGTCGGCGCTTCACGGGCGCTCCAAAGCGTTTCGGAGCCGCGCCGTGGTGGGAGCGTTGCGTTCGATCGAGCGGGAGCAGAGGCCCGTGATCGAAACCCTCAAAGGCCACCGCGCGGTGGGCAATGTCGACCGCCTGCGGTCGTTGTGGATCGCGAACGCAGTGGCGGTTGAAGCGTCGGAGAATACGCTCCGCGACTTGGCTGCAGCGTATCCTGATCTGGAGATTGTCGAGGATCGGCCGATCAGGTTGCTGGCGGCGACATCCAATCTCACCCAAGTCAAGGCACCCGACGTCTGGGCCCTCTCGCCCCAGGGCTACACCGGCGAAGGGGTGGTGATCGCGATCGTGGATACCGGGGTGGATGGTGCTCATCCCGCTCTTTCCACCCGATACCGAAGAGGCAGCAACGGATGGTTCGACGCGTTCGATGAACACGCGACCCCGTTCGACGCGAACGGTCACGGCACAGCGGTCGCAGGCATCGCCGTCGGCGGGGACGCCTCGGGCTCGGCGATCGGCGTGGCGCCCGGGGCGCGATGGATCGCGGCGAAGATTTTCTCTGATAACCCGACCGCCCAGGCATTTGAGTCCGACGCAGCGGCGGGTCTGCAGTGGGCCCTCGACCCTGATGGCAACCCGTCGACCGATGACGGAGCCGATGTCATCAACGGGTCGTTTGAAGTCGCGGGGGCTTCGGCGGTGTGCGACGCCAACTCGCTGCTTCGCTCCGCGGTCACGCAGGTCCGCAACGCGGGGGTGGTCGCTGTGTTTGCCTCGGGCAACGCTGGTTCTCCGGTGGTCCCGGCCGCCTATCCCGAGGCGATGGCGGTGGGCGCTGTTGACCAGAACGATGTTCTCTACGTTTTCAGCGGGCAAGGCACAACGGCATGCCGACCCACGTCGGTGTATCCTGATCTTGTTGCGCCCGGCGTCGCAGTCACGAGTGCCGATACCACGTTGGGGGGCGCAACCCCTGGAAGCCCAGTTCAGTCCGTGACCGGCACCTCGTTCGCCGCGCCCCACGTTGCGGGCGCCGCGGCGCTGCTGTTGAGCGCGTACCCGCACCTGAGCGTGAACAGCATCGTCGCCGCGCTCTCCATGAGTGCGGTGGATCTGGGAATTGCCGGTTCCGACGACCAGTTCGGGGCGGGTCGGCTCGACACGCTGGGTGCATTGAACTACGTCAAGCAGAACTTGCCGGCCCCCCCCGCGGGTGCTGAGGTCAAGCAGTTGGGTGGAGCCCTGGGCGTGATGTGGTTGCCGTCCCCGACCACCATGGTCAGTTCTTACTCAGTGTCGCGCAATGGTGCGGTACTGGCCACGGGAGTCACGGGTTCCTCCTACGATGATTCGTCGGCCTCTACTTCGGCGTCTTACACCTACACGGTGTCTGCCGTGAAGAACGGGATTGCAAGCGATGTGGCCGATGCCATGTTAGCCAACATCAGCCGCGGCGAGACGCTGACAACGGATCGTGTCGATGGGTTCGACCTCGTGGTGCTGCAGGCAGCCATGGGGTCTGCGCCGGGGATGGCAAACTGGAATCCTGCGGCGGATCTGAACGGAGATGGCTTGGTCAACAGCGCGGACTTCGCGATCCTCTCAACGCACTTCGGCCAGGTGATGAAATGAACCCGCGATCGCGCACGAGTGGGCTCGTGCGTTGTACCAGCCTCGTCGCCGTGATCATGCTCGCAGGGTGCAGCGGTGGCGGCGGGGGCGGCAACGACCCGACGCCCACTCCCACGCCGACGCCCACCCCGACGCTGAGCTTCACGCCAGATTCGAGTATCACGGCGACGTCGCACCTATTGGCGCTGGTGCTGAATACGAGCGAATCGTCGGGCAGTACGGTCGTCCTGGATGTGATGGCGAACGGCATTGAGACCGGTGCGGTCGCGGGCCTCGCGGCAGATATTCGGTTCGACGCGGCCAAGATGGCGTATCAAGGGTTCGAGGCCGATAGCGCGGGAGTGGGGGTCGCGCTGGCCGCCCCCCTGGAGACGGACTCTTCGGTCGTGATCCTCGGAGTCCATACGCTCAAGGCCGCCAACGCGCGGCTCGGCAAGTTGCGCTTTGTCCTCACCGTGGGGGCGGCGTCAGGACAAGTGAGCATTCCGTCCACGGCATACATCAGTGCCGGGGGCGGCTCGGTCGCGAATCCGACCCTCGTGGGCCGGGGAGGAACGATCACCCAGTCGTAACAGAGTTGGGGAACGCTCCCTCCCAGTCCGCGACAGGATAGATTGGTTTGCCCTGCCGCGGCTTGTCGTTTGAAGCAGTTGTTCAGCCCAGAAGATCGATGGAACGCGCAATCATGAGGGCGAGCGCACGACTCCTGCTCTCTCTGCTGGGGGCGTTGGTGGGACTAACGGTCCCAGCGAGCGCGCAGACGCTGAATATCTACACCGTGGCCGGGGGCGGGGCAGGGGATGGCCGGCCAGCGAGCGAGATTGCGCTCAATGCGGCCTCGGGCGTGGCCGTGGATGGCGTGGGCAACCTGTACATCGCGGACCAGATCAACCACCGGATTCGGAAAATGGACGCGGGGACCGGCGTGGTGTGGACCATCGCGGGGACGGGGCGGATGGGCTTTGCGGGCGACGGCGGGCCGGCAAGCGCGGCGCAGCTCAACAGCCCGTTTGGCGTGGCGGTGGATGCGAATGGCCACGTGTATGTCTCGGATCGCGGCAACCACCGCCTCCGCCGGATCGACGCGGTGACCGGCCGGATCGCGACCGTGGTGGGCACCGGGGCGGCGGGCTTGGGGGGCGACGGCGGGCCGGCGAGCGCGGCCGTGCTCAATGGGCCGTCGGGCCTGGCGGTGGATGCCGCGGGCGCGCTCTACGTGGCGGACACCAACAATCATCGCATTCGGAAGGTGGCGGGGGGCGTCATCAGCACCGTGGCCGGCGGCGGCACAGCCGGCCTGGGCGACGGGGGCGCGGCGACCGCCGCGCAATTGGCCGCGCCCCAGGGCGTGAGCGTGGAGGCGAGCGGCACCCTGTACATTGCGGACACGAATAATCATCGCGTGCGGCGCGTGGCGGGGGGCGTGATCAGCACCGTGGCGGGGAGCGGGAGCGCGGGCTTCTCGGGCGACGGGGGCGCGGCCACGGCCGCGCAGCTGGCGAGCCCGTCGGGCGTGGCGGTGGCGAGCGGCGAGCTGTATATCGCGGACACCAGCAATCATCGCATCCGGAAGGTCGCGGGCGGGGTGATCAGCACCGCGGCGGGCGGCGGGCTCACGCTCGGGGATGGCGGCCCGGCGAGCGCGGCGAAGCTGGCCTCGCCCCTGGGCGTGTTCACCCGCGGGCGCACGCTCTACATCGTGGACACCAACCAGACCCGCATCCGCACCGTGGACCTGGACAGCGGCGTGATCACGACCGTGGCGGGCAGCGGGCGGCCCTACTTTGCGGGCGACGGGGGGCCGGCCCTGCTCGCGGGGCTGAACTCGCCCGGGGGGATCGCGTTCGATCCGGCGGGGCATCTGTATGTGGCCGATCGCGCCAACCACCAGATCCGCAAAGTGGACGCAGGGACTGGCGTGATCAGCACCGTCGTCGGGACCGGGACCG from Nitrospirota bacterium includes the following:
- a CDS encoding PKD domain-containing protein; the encoded protein is MNVDNAPPVNPDGLTEADRCDPCPSSRVFDSYSPVVATGTWRDGEPLPLVTLPDGRYFVTILSGTAVAGDDKPDDLEIRNGGLHKLNGVHFTMPHATGTVQVHLDADPLPSSQITIQVFEDNWPLNAAWDIGTERAPGARDLNNDGVIDEADRFRAVLSDSLGGVTTDVFGNPLCSEYDAAGELILGTGGACYSDETGLIHIKNIAPNKYGIEVVPPVGAGWFQTTTIEGSKTIDAWVQEGNTPYLPEEIGGQSYHIFHGFVKPCTFGDAADRCTTNDTAGAGTIHGQVKKLVPARPPFVIQDGVGEVVKYPWVALNNLSGNNELVALVRGDETGAFTITGVPDGLYQAVVWDDPQDYIISLWAVAMPQLTPDGAGGFTENRSVELKDPRLGVLPIPDWWGRLHGMVYLDWNENGVQDDPGTEKGLPGEYVEVRHRDGSLLYSTVTDATGHYMFREFFPFGHFMVAGVGYTRFGGTGANVVAGEGQLELGQPPVEARTDLGPVLTMTLKNLEGDVNRIDWGKKPYPLTADGYTQVINGGISGSIWYATTRNEEDIRWAAAADWEPGVPAVTVNLYAPVLDAQGNLVMDPSTGGARKGRWMGMVTTDDFTSSKPTDCSVLDATGFPTTDPDCREIFSTWNQVRPGVYDGAYQFFYDCSDPNNPQVLKDPENAADPCVPLPAGTYLVEVVAPDGFLHLTSNDRNVIDAGDEFLRALREPAHCVGPTYLVEDRDNPYVGTMVNRCDVKAVTVAANGNAPADFRIFTEVPIPARMKGFVNDNINLEANIGIPQFGDKTGVANLPVSIKDFKGHEIARVYTDSNGYFETLLPSSQRVNVPTPSGVSPNVVLVYANDPGTAANPDPHFNVAYNTLVMVFELFPGKTVYPDMALTPLNGFLANKTIDCGPGADTPQIASVSQPYGDNLGASSITINGAGFGASGPGSKVTLNGVDVGYSAWSDTLIDFTIPATMPAGPAQLLVTADNGKTSPTGITIHVTGPGYSPTFVFAGSNLQLAIDGAAPGSVVLVPPGIYRQNPIVWKPITLQGYGPSASIIDGAFLDQINSPFWTNQMLNLIATNQIDVVAGQPIENILATVTVVAQDGAGGNVHIDGLTIQGARVGGGIHVNSFAHNTEISNNRIQNNFGQFTGGIGLGFPNRGNNQINTPRIHHNRITHNGTLGDAGGIGVFHGVNGYQIDHNIICANGTMTAGGGISHLGTNLGAQANIDHNDILFNWAFINGGGISLQGPPPATPADPSPGTGSVAIDTNRIQGNFANEDGGGVELRAIGTHEVRVVNNMIVNNVSAEQGGGLSVRDSANLTIVNNTIAKNTSTSTSAALILEPGPHAAGMVIYPNTTPFQGSLPPGAKEISDPYLFNNIFWDNQAYVWDALAQVLFPTGPFDLAAYLSTEQLSYARNNLFTTLPAAVDSDAHNQVGAHPLFLSEYDTALTGIPVRAAGEVAINPLAVPVTVLFEPLAPLGDYHINGNSPAIEYGAFGIAGASAGQVIVAPGVDFDAQARPINACVDSGADETALTGLPRPCEVHPMADAGTAVAGVEGTAVTFDASGSIPSGFISSYTWNFGDGSPLEILATPFASHTYQDDGVYTVTLTVTVLSGLADSATTTATIANLPPLVNAGPDVVVLAGVAHTFSATANDPSPIDQSTLQYEWTFGDGGTAAGTLTPTHTYFFNLLQDTYTVTFTATDKDGGAASDTLTVTVDAAPVIYSTAVNRAVVDFPYSYQVRALDLDNDPLTYTVLLGPTWLSINPATGELSGTPGAADIGDSTVMVQVSDGLIGVDTQLFTLSVVGDAIFADSFETGTINGPVSSVIPQWGGVVGQNAAQTNLTIRDALHPTVGTKGLQLKVGNNRYLVDATPDAEPFYRARFFFDPNGSTMGSAAAPQTIFAGVTAAGNEIFRVQVAMISAGNYQIRSQVRWGSFPLGFYTSSPWVPLTNDVHTIEVAWTASTDVLTGDGSLSLFLDGNTAAPIGLLLGINNAPQRVDAARLGVVGTTGAAGGTQHFDDFVSVRRSAIGTTMLQERFDGTTINAARWTETDPSNFLTQSGQIVWTSGSTAAARQGLLDGKFQVDGDFDARIEMRLPRWQNPLTTGAQQTFRLIAASATPGGLPDTSHQLTIGRTRVRNGFNGFESIRTEGGVSSTAQVLSGLNNTFLRFVRTGGTFVTAYYWDGTTWILLNTATLPAGPVVFSLDGQVTAGVAAIRVEMDTLKVTAGTLP
- a CDS encoding S8 family serine peptidase; this encodes MSGFALSRLVGLVAALGALLSAAAPPAWAGRIAPEVDGALRAKPPGARHRVIVRLPGAPALDESALHGRSKAFRSRAVVGALRSIEREQRPVIETLKGHRAVGNVDRLRSLWIANAVAVEASENTLRDLAAAYPDLEIVEDRPIRLLAATSNLTQVKAPDVWALSPQGYTGEGVVIAIVDTGVDGAHPALSTRYRRGSNGWFDAFDEHATPFDANGHGTAVAGIAVGGDASGSAIGVAPGARWIAAKIFSDNPTAQAFESDAAAGLQWALDPDGNPSTDDGADVINGSFEVAGASAVCDANSLLRSAVTQVRNAGVVAVFASGNAGSPVVPAAYPEAMAVGAVDQNDVLYVFSGQGTTACRPTSVYPDLVAPGVAVTSADTTLGGATPGSPVQSVTGTSFAAPHVAGAAALLLSAYPHLSVNSIVAALSMSAVDLGIAGSDDQFGAGRLDTLGALNYVKQNLPAPPAGAEVKQLGGALGVMWLPSPTTMVSSYSVSRNGAVLATGVTGSSYDDSSASTSASYTYTVSAVKNGIASDVADAMLANISRGETLTTDRVDGFDLVVLQAAMGSAPGMANWNPAADLNGDGLVNSADFAILSTHFGQVMK